One part of the Tunicatimonas pelagia genome encodes these proteins:
- a CDS encoding toxin-antitoxin system YwqK family antitoxin produces the protein MRYLLFYLTFFSAVPTIAQDRITPIDSLRGRGELVDGEREGRWLFFDQRGQVVQRGEFEDGKQEGRWQFFNNYGGLLGVGNYENDEPSGEWKFYFINGQLKSVSYFNNGIRDSTYLEYHYNGKKSVEGQYQSGVETGVWKNYYESGRIYSAGKYLNGLKDGLWKYYNETGTLAAEGNYKLGLEDGQWFKYHSNGQLESVGSFVMGEEDGLWGLFYINGQLMQEESWEVGLLKTVSKFYTITGDSLTSGSLENGYGERLTYYPTGELESKGNYQNGLPYGKWEYYFKDGKKLSEGNMLNGYREGEWVLYYDNGNVESKGSYERGEKAGNWIYYSRSGKVIEKVNHKLKDVVANES, from the coding sequence ATGAGATACCTACTTTTTTACCTAACCTTTTTTTCAGCCGTACCTACCATTGCCCAAGACCGTATTACTCCCATTGATAGTCTTCGTGGACGAGGAGAACTGGTAGATGGTGAGCGAGAAGGCCGATGGCTCTTCTTTGATCAGCGTGGTCAGGTAGTGCAACGGGGCGAGTTTGAAGACGGCAAGCAGGAGGGACGATGGCAATTCTTTAACAATTACGGTGGATTATTGGGGGTAGGCAACTACGAGAATGACGAGCCTAGCGGAGAATGGAAGTTCTATTTCATTAATGGGCAGCTTAAATCAGTTAGTTACTTCAATAATGGAATTCGCGACAGCACGTACCTGGAATATCACTACAACGGCAAAAAAAGTGTAGAGGGCCAGTACCAGAGCGGAGTGGAAACCGGGGTTTGGAAAAACTACTACGAATCGGGCCGAATATATTCAGCGGGAAAGTACCTCAATGGCTTAAAGGATGGCTTATGGAAGTACTACAACGAGACCGGAACCTTGGCAGCCGAAGGAAACTACAAGCTAGGGTTGGAAGATGGTCAATGGTTCAAATACCATAGCAACGGGCAGTTAGAATCAGTAGGTTCGTTTGTGATGGGGGAAGAAGATGGACTCTGGGGCCTGTTCTACATCAATGGGCAACTGATGCAGGAAGAATCGTGGGAGGTAGGGCTGCTCAAAACAGTAAGTAAATTTTATACCATCACTGGCGACTCTCTTACGAGTGGCAGCTTAGAGAATGGTTACGGCGAGCGGCTGACCTACTACCCCACTGGCGAACTAGAGTCTAAGGGTAATTACCAAAACGGGCTACCCTACGGCAAATGGGAATACTACTTTAAAGACGGAAAAAAACTCAGTGAAGGCAATATGCTCAATGGCTATCGCGAGGGCGAATGGGTACTGTACTACGATAATGGCAACGTAGAATCTAAAGGCTCTTACGAGCGAGGCGAGAAAGCTGGCAACTGGATTTACTACAGCCGCTCCGGTAAGGTAATAGAAAAAGTCAACCACAAGCTTAAAGATGTTGTGGCCAATGAGTCTTGA